From a region of the Impatiens glandulifera chromosome 4, dImpGla2.1, whole genome shotgun sequence genome:
- the LOC124934603 gene encoding uncharacterized mitochondrial protein AtMg00810-like — MVYSPNLLSTTIRFYSISRRPLSLHLQKNGDLLYALVYIDDIIVTGPSPDFVSVFISKFARRFSLKDLGQLSFFLGVEVQHNTSGLLLSQRKYIHDLLQRHDMLDCKPSTTPMLAHPQLLQNTSTPPCDPTTYRSAVESLQYLYLTRPDIAYSVNKLA; from the coding sequence ATGGTTTACAGCCCTAACCTCCTATCTACTACAATTCGGTTTTATAGCATCTCTCGCCGACCCCTCTCTCTTCATTTACAAAAAAATGGCGATCTCCTATATGCACTTGTTTATATCGATGACATTATCGTAACTGGTCCTTCACCTGATTTTGTCTCGGTTTTTATTTCCAAGTTTGCCAGACGCTTTTCTCTCAAGGACTTGGGGCAACTTTCCTTCTTCTTAGGGGTGGAAGTACAACACAACACTTCTGGTCTCCTTCTCTCCCAAAGAAAGTACATACACGACCTCCTTCAACGTCATGACATGCTTGACTGCAAACCATCAACTACCCCTATGCTTGCTCACCCTCAACTGCTACAAAATACCTCCACACCTCCATGTGATCCTACTACTTATCGTTCTGCTGTTGAAAGCCTCCAATACTTATACCTCACACGTCCTGACATTGCTTACTCTGTCAACAAGTTAGCCTAG